The following proteins come from a genomic window of Drosophila sulfurigaster albostrigata strain 15112-1811.04 chromosome X, ASM2355843v2, whole genome shotgun sequence:
- the LOC133849590 gene encoding tyrosine-protein phosphatase non-receptor type 9 isoform X2, producing MASEVAVEQQDQEFAVKQFIELCNNLGANCSTATSTGTAAGAAAAAAASSSSNSSNASTSNFHITINSTNNTHQQQSQSQLQQIVAPETQIQTTLGGGGGGGGGGALSSSSSSSLPIRRHISHTTAVKFLYARKFDIQRAVSLYEQHEQIRQREYLYNIDADVEPLRSELQTGKFTILPARTSSGAAIALFTANRHSPLSASHTTTLQGIVYQLDCALQDTDTQRAGLVFIYDMSGSKYSNFDYDLSQKILTLLKGGYPARLKKVLIVTAPLWFKAPFKILRLFVREKLRERVFTVSVPQLSLHVPRKALPVHLGGTLEIDHATWLLNCRKSMTNREDELLANLVGVAGVAAATATATTATPLSNGGSNSGSNNAAAATTIISAVHQLSDSNTTVVTVSGGAAAVAAGGDGGAATGSAATGTQQQQQQQQLINTESTEPNENITINGLSPSHRTANNTLLKLNTSGIQQQNGTSAAAGAGGDIATTTATSTTTTTTAAAATTATTTTTTTSGGVAAAGGGVGVAVNGSAAGVGDLWSENPPSSASSGFSDDDSLAGQEGDPKTLDQIVQMVKERRRQGLIKEYLDIRNRAPEGTFLHARMRNNLTKNRYTDVLCYDHSRVVLAREDEDELSDYINANFVDGYKQKNAYISTQGPLPKTSQDFWRMIWEQHCLVIVMTTRVMERGRVKCGQYWEPTEDSSLEFGNYHVRTISVECNEDYTVASLELRNLKTDEIRNVSHWQFTSWPDYGVPSSAMAMLNFLQKVRDKQAQLVRALGDTWAGHVRGPPIVVHCSAGIGRTGTFITLDICISRLEDVGTADIRGTVEKIRSQRAYSIQMPDQYVFCHLALIEYAHSRGMLQAVDLAGFDEREQDSE from the exons ATGGCGTCGGAGGTAGCGGTTGAACAACAAGACCAAGAATTT GCAGTCAAACAATTCATTGAACTCTGCAACAATTTGGGCGCAAACTGCAGCACAGCGACCTCAACCGGAACAGCAGCTGgcgcagcagccgcagccgccgCCTCCTCATCGAGCAACTCCTCGAACGCCAGCACATCCAACTTCCACATCACCATAAATTCAACCAACAACACACATCAacagcagtcgcagtcacagctACAGCAAATTGTTGCTCCAGAAACACAGATACAGACAACATTgggtggaggaggaggtggaggaggaggaggagcattgtcatcatcatcatcgtcatcgttgccCATCAGGCGTCACATCTCGCACACGACAGCCGTCAAGTTTCTGTACGCCCGTAAGTTTGACATCCAACGGGCCGTATCGCTATACGAGCAGCATGAACAGATTCGCCAGCGGGAATACTTGTACAACATCGATGCCGATGTGGAGCCACTGCGCTCCGAGCTGCAAACTGGCAAATTTACCATACTG CCGGCACGCACATCGAGCGGAGCGGCAATTGCGCTCTTTACGGCCAATCGACACAGTCCGCTGAGCGCCTCGCACACAACAACGCTACAGGGTATCGTGTATCAGTTGGACTGTGCGCTGCAGGATACGGACACGCAGCGTGCGGGACTTGTGTTCATCTATGACATGAGTGGCTCGAAGTATTCCAATTTTGATTATGATCTGTCGCAAAAGATACTCACACTGCTGAAG GGTGGCTATCCGGCGCGTTTGAAGAAAGTGCTGATCGTGACGGCGCCGCTGTGGTTCAAGGCGCCATTCAAGATCCTCCGCCTGTTTGTGCGCGAGAAGCTACGCGAGCGAGTGTTCACCGTATCGGTGCCGCAGCTGAGTCTGCACGTGCCGCGCAAGGCGCTGCCAGTGCATCTTGGCGGCACGCTGGAAATCGATCACGCCACATGGTTGCTAAATTGCCGCAAATCGATGACGAATCGTGAAGACGAACTGCTTGCCAATCTCGTGGGTGTCGCTggtgttgcagctgccacagcgacagcgacgacagCAACGCCGCTAAGcaacggcggcagcaacagcggcagcaacaacgctgcagcagcaacaaccattATCAGTGCTGTGCATCAGCTGAGCGATAGCAACACAACCGTGGTCACAGTCAGCGGTGgtgcagctgctgtggctgctggtGGCGACGGAGGAGCAGCCACCGGTTCAGCGGCAACTggcacacaacagcaacagcagcaacagcaactgattAACACCGAGTCAACGGAACCCAACGAGAACATCACAATCAACGGACTGAGTCCCAGTCATCGGACCGCTAACAATACGCTGCTCAAGCTCAACACCAGCGGCATTCAGCAACAGAACGGCACATCAGCTGCCGCTGGAGCAGGAGGAGAcattgccacaacaacagcaacatcgacaacaacaacaacaacagcagcagcagccacaacagcaacaacgacgacgacaacgacgtcgggcggtgtggcagctgctggcgGAGGAGTTGGAGTTGCTGTGAATGGAAGTGCCGCCGGTGTCGGTGATTTGTGGTCTGAGAATCCGCCAAGCAGTGCCTCATCCGGTTTCAGTGACGACGACAGTCTGGCCGGCCAAGAGGGTGATCCCAAGACGCTCGATCAGATTGTGCAAATGGTCAAGGAGCGGCGACGTCAGGGCCTAATTAAGGAGTACTTGGATATACGAAATCGGGCACCCGAAGGCACTTTCCTCCATGCGCG CATGCGCAACAATTTGACCAAAAATCGTTATACAGATGTCCTGTGCTACGATCACAGTCGTGTGGTCCTGGCGCGCGAGGATGAAGACGAGCTGTCCGATTACATCAATGCGAATTTTGTCGATGGCTATAAACAGAAGAATGCATATATTTCAACTCAAG GTCCATTACCAAAGACATCCCAGGACTTTTGGCGCATGATCTGGGAACAACATTGCTTAGTTATAGTTATGACAACGCGCGTCATGGAACGCGGACGTGTTAAATGCGGCCAATACTGGGAGCCGACTGAAGATAGTTCCTTAGAGTTTGGAAATTACCATGTGCGAACAATTAGCGTCGAGTGCAACGAGGATTACACAGTTGCCTCACTAGAATTGAGAAACCTAAAG ACTGACGAAATTCGCAATGTGTCACATTGGCAGTTCACCAGCTGGCCGGACTACGGCGTGCCCAGCTCAGCCATGGCGATGTTGAACTTCCTGCAGAAGGTGCGCGACAAGCAGGCGCAGCTGGTGCGTGCTCTGGGCGATACTTGGGCTGGTCATGTGCGTGGTCCACCTATTGTGGTCCACTGCAGTGCTGGAATTGGACGCACAG gCACCTTCATCACGCTGGACATTTGCATATCGCGTCTGGAGGATGTGGGCACGGCGGATATACGCGGCACCGTGGAGAAAATACGTTCGCAACGCGCCTACTCCATCCAAATGCCGGATCAATATGTGTTCTGCCATCTGGCGCTCATCGAGTACGCGCATTCGCGTGGCATGCTGCAGGCTGTCGATTTGGCGGGCTTCGATGAACGGGAACAGGACTCCGAATAG
- the LOC133849590 gene encoding tyrosine-protein phosphatase non-receptor type 9 isoform X1 — MQRQQRKDKHEEAAAAGDYDYASARASSSCHRRLYLCITKAVKQFIELCNNLGANCSTATSTGTAAGAAAAAAASSSSNSSNASTSNFHITINSTNNTHQQQSQSQLQQIVAPETQIQTTLGGGGGGGGGGALSSSSSSSLPIRRHISHTTAVKFLYARKFDIQRAVSLYEQHEQIRQREYLYNIDADVEPLRSELQTGKFTILPARTSSGAAIALFTANRHSPLSASHTTTLQGIVYQLDCALQDTDTQRAGLVFIYDMSGSKYSNFDYDLSQKILTLLKGGYPARLKKVLIVTAPLWFKAPFKILRLFVREKLRERVFTVSVPQLSLHVPRKALPVHLGGTLEIDHATWLLNCRKSMTNREDELLANLVGVAGVAAATATATTATPLSNGGSNSGSNNAAAATTIISAVHQLSDSNTTVVTVSGGAAAVAAGGDGGAATGSAATGTQQQQQQQQLINTESTEPNENITINGLSPSHRTANNTLLKLNTSGIQQQNGTSAAAGAGGDIATTTATSTTTTTTAAAATTATTTTTTTSGGVAAAGGGVGVAVNGSAAGVGDLWSENPPSSASSGFSDDDSLAGQEGDPKTLDQIVQMVKERRRQGLIKEYLDIRNRAPEGTFLHARMRNNLTKNRYTDVLCYDHSRVVLAREDEDELSDYINANFVDGYKQKNAYISTQGPLPKTSQDFWRMIWEQHCLVIVMTTRVMERGRVKCGQYWEPTEDSSLEFGNYHVRTISVECNEDYTVASLELRNLKTDEIRNVSHWQFTSWPDYGVPSSAMAMLNFLQKVRDKQAQLVRALGDTWAGHVRGPPIVVHCSAGIGRTGTFITLDICISRLEDVGTADIRGTVEKIRSQRAYSIQMPDQYVFCHLALIEYAHSRGMLQAVDLAGFDEREQDSE; from the exons atgcagcggcagcagcgaaAGGATAAACatgaagaagcagcagcagcaggagactacGATTATGCGAGTGCCAGAGCAAGCAGCAGTTGTCATCGACGCCTCTATTTGTGCATAACCAAg GCAGTCAAACAATTCATTGAACTCTGCAACAATTTGGGCGCAAACTGCAGCACAGCGACCTCAACCGGAACAGCAGCTGgcgcagcagccgcagccgccgCCTCCTCATCGAGCAACTCCTCGAACGCCAGCACATCCAACTTCCACATCACCATAAATTCAACCAACAACACACATCAacagcagtcgcagtcacagctACAGCAAATTGTTGCTCCAGAAACACAGATACAGACAACATTgggtggaggaggaggtggaggaggaggaggagcattgtcatcatcatcatcgtcatcgttgccCATCAGGCGTCACATCTCGCACACGACAGCCGTCAAGTTTCTGTACGCCCGTAAGTTTGACATCCAACGGGCCGTATCGCTATACGAGCAGCATGAACAGATTCGCCAGCGGGAATACTTGTACAACATCGATGCCGATGTGGAGCCACTGCGCTCCGAGCTGCAAACTGGCAAATTTACCATACTG CCGGCACGCACATCGAGCGGAGCGGCAATTGCGCTCTTTACGGCCAATCGACACAGTCCGCTGAGCGCCTCGCACACAACAACGCTACAGGGTATCGTGTATCAGTTGGACTGTGCGCTGCAGGATACGGACACGCAGCGTGCGGGACTTGTGTTCATCTATGACATGAGTGGCTCGAAGTATTCCAATTTTGATTATGATCTGTCGCAAAAGATACTCACACTGCTGAAG GGTGGCTATCCGGCGCGTTTGAAGAAAGTGCTGATCGTGACGGCGCCGCTGTGGTTCAAGGCGCCATTCAAGATCCTCCGCCTGTTTGTGCGCGAGAAGCTACGCGAGCGAGTGTTCACCGTATCGGTGCCGCAGCTGAGTCTGCACGTGCCGCGCAAGGCGCTGCCAGTGCATCTTGGCGGCACGCTGGAAATCGATCACGCCACATGGTTGCTAAATTGCCGCAAATCGATGACGAATCGTGAAGACGAACTGCTTGCCAATCTCGTGGGTGTCGCTggtgttgcagctgccacagcgacagcgacgacagCAACGCCGCTAAGcaacggcggcagcaacagcggcagcaacaacgctgcagcagcaacaaccattATCAGTGCTGTGCATCAGCTGAGCGATAGCAACACAACCGTGGTCACAGTCAGCGGTGgtgcagctgctgtggctgctggtGGCGACGGAGGAGCAGCCACCGGTTCAGCGGCAACTggcacacaacagcaacagcagcaacagcaactgattAACACCGAGTCAACGGAACCCAACGAGAACATCACAATCAACGGACTGAGTCCCAGTCATCGGACCGCTAACAATACGCTGCTCAAGCTCAACACCAGCGGCATTCAGCAACAGAACGGCACATCAGCTGCCGCTGGAGCAGGAGGAGAcattgccacaacaacagcaacatcgacaacaacaacaacaacagcagcagcagccacaacagcaacaacgacgacgacaacgacgtcgggcggtgtggcagctgctggcgGAGGAGTTGGAGTTGCTGTGAATGGAAGTGCCGCCGGTGTCGGTGATTTGTGGTCTGAGAATCCGCCAAGCAGTGCCTCATCCGGTTTCAGTGACGACGACAGTCTGGCCGGCCAAGAGGGTGATCCCAAGACGCTCGATCAGATTGTGCAAATGGTCAAGGAGCGGCGACGTCAGGGCCTAATTAAGGAGTACTTGGATATACGAAATCGGGCACCCGAAGGCACTTTCCTCCATGCGCG CATGCGCAACAATTTGACCAAAAATCGTTATACAGATGTCCTGTGCTACGATCACAGTCGTGTGGTCCTGGCGCGCGAGGATGAAGACGAGCTGTCCGATTACATCAATGCGAATTTTGTCGATGGCTATAAACAGAAGAATGCATATATTTCAACTCAAG GTCCATTACCAAAGACATCCCAGGACTTTTGGCGCATGATCTGGGAACAACATTGCTTAGTTATAGTTATGACAACGCGCGTCATGGAACGCGGACGTGTTAAATGCGGCCAATACTGGGAGCCGACTGAAGATAGTTCCTTAGAGTTTGGAAATTACCATGTGCGAACAATTAGCGTCGAGTGCAACGAGGATTACACAGTTGCCTCACTAGAATTGAGAAACCTAAAG ACTGACGAAATTCGCAATGTGTCACATTGGCAGTTCACCAGCTGGCCGGACTACGGCGTGCCCAGCTCAGCCATGGCGATGTTGAACTTCCTGCAGAAGGTGCGCGACAAGCAGGCGCAGCTGGTGCGTGCTCTGGGCGATACTTGGGCTGGTCATGTGCGTGGTCCACCTATTGTGGTCCACTGCAGTGCTGGAATTGGACGCACAG gCACCTTCATCACGCTGGACATTTGCATATCGCGTCTGGAGGATGTGGGCACGGCGGATATACGCGGCACCGTGGAGAAAATACGTTCGCAACGCGCCTACTCCATCCAAATGCCGGATCAATATGTGTTCTGCCATCTGGCGCTCATCGAGTACGCGCATTCGCGTGGCATGCTGCAGGCTGTCGATTTGGCGGGCTTCGATGAACGGGAACAGGACTCCGAATAG
- the LOC133849590 gene encoding tyrosine-protein phosphatase non-receptor type 9 isoform X3 codes for MVHLYQRRRNREQAVKQFIELCNNLGANCSTATSTGTAAGAAAAAAASSSSNSSNASTSNFHITINSTNNTHQQQSQSQLQQIVAPETQIQTTLGGGGGGGGGGALSSSSSSSLPIRRHISHTTAVKFLYARKFDIQRAVSLYEQHEQIRQREYLYNIDADVEPLRSELQTGKFTILPARTSSGAAIALFTANRHSPLSASHTTTLQGIVYQLDCALQDTDTQRAGLVFIYDMSGSKYSNFDYDLSQKILTLLKGGYPARLKKVLIVTAPLWFKAPFKILRLFVREKLRERVFTVSVPQLSLHVPRKALPVHLGGTLEIDHATWLLNCRKSMTNREDELLANLVGVAGVAAATATATTATPLSNGGSNSGSNNAAAATTIISAVHQLSDSNTTVVTVSGGAAAVAAGGDGGAATGSAATGTQQQQQQQQLINTESTEPNENITINGLSPSHRTANNTLLKLNTSGIQQQNGTSAAAGAGGDIATTTATSTTTTTTAAAATTATTTTTTTSGGVAAAGGGVGVAVNGSAAGVGDLWSENPPSSASSGFSDDDSLAGQEGDPKTLDQIVQMVKERRRQGLIKEYLDIRNRAPEGTFLHARMRNNLTKNRYTDVLCYDHSRVVLAREDEDELSDYINANFVDGYKQKNAYISTQGPLPKTSQDFWRMIWEQHCLVIVMTTRVMERGRVKCGQYWEPTEDSSLEFGNYHVRTISVECNEDYTVASLELRNLKTDEIRNVSHWQFTSWPDYGVPSSAMAMLNFLQKVRDKQAQLVRALGDTWAGHVRGPPIVVHCSAGIGRTGTFITLDICISRLEDVGTADIRGTVEKIRSQRAYSIQMPDQYVFCHLALIEYAHSRGMLQAVDLAGFDEREQDSE; via the exons atggtGCATCTCTATCAGCGTCGCCGCAATCGCGaacag GCAGTCAAACAATTCATTGAACTCTGCAACAATTTGGGCGCAAACTGCAGCACAGCGACCTCAACCGGAACAGCAGCTGgcgcagcagccgcagccgccgCCTCCTCATCGAGCAACTCCTCGAACGCCAGCACATCCAACTTCCACATCACCATAAATTCAACCAACAACACACATCAacagcagtcgcagtcacagctACAGCAAATTGTTGCTCCAGAAACACAGATACAGACAACATTgggtggaggaggaggtggaggaggaggaggagcattgtcatcatcatcatcgtcatcgttgccCATCAGGCGTCACATCTCGCACACGACAGCCGTCAAGTTTCTGTACGCCCGTAAGTTTGACATCCAACGGGCCGTATCGCTATACGAGCAGCATGAACAGATTCGCCAGCGGGAATACTTGTACAACATCGATGCCGATGTGGAGCCACTGCGCTCCGAGCTGCAAACTGGCAAATTTACCATACTG CCGGCACGCACATCGAGCGGAGCGGCAATTGCGCTCTTTACGGCCAATCGACACAGTCCGCTGAGCGCCTCGCACACAACAACGCTACAGGGTATCGTGTATCAGTTGGACTGTGCGCTGCAGGATACGGACACGCAGCGTGCGGGACTTGTGTTCATCTATGACATGAGTGGCTCGAAGTATTCCAATTTTGATTATGATCTGTCGCAAAAGATACTCACACTGCTGAAG GGTGGCTATCCGGCGCGTTTGAAGAAAGTGCTGATCGTGACGGCGCCGCTGTGGTTCAAGGCGCCATTCAAGATCCTCCGCCTGTTTGTGCGCGAGAAGCTACGCGAGCGAGTGTTCACCGTATCGGTGCCGCAGCTGAGTCTGCACGTGCCGCGCAAGGCGCTGCCAGTGCATCTTGGCGGCACGCTGGAAATCGATCACGCCACATGGTTGCTAAATTGCCGCAAATCGATGACGAATCGTGAAGACGAACTGCTTGCCAATCTCGTGGGTGTCGCTggtgttgcagctgccacagcgacagcgacgacagCAACGCCGCTAAGcaacggcggcagcaacagcggcagcaacaacgctgcagcagcaacaaccattATCAGTGCTGTGCATCAGCTGAGCGATAGCAACACAACCGTGGTCACAGTCAGCGGTGgtgcagctgctgtggctgctggtGGCGACGGAGGAGCAGCCACCGGTTCAGCGGCAACTggcacacaacagcaacagcagcaacagcaactgattAACACCGAGTCAACGGAACCCAACGAGAACATCACAATCAACGGACTGAGTCCCAGTCATCGGACCGCTAACAATACGCTGCTCAAGCTCAACACCAGCGGCATTCAGCAACAGAACGGCACATCAGCTGCCGCTGGAGCAGGAGGAGAcattgccacaacaacagcaacatcgacaacaacaacaacaacagcagcagcagccacaacagcaacaacgacgacgacaacgacgtcgggcggtgtggcagctgctggcgGAGGAGTTGGAGTTGCTGTGAATGGAAGTGCCGCCGGTGTCGGTGATTTGTGGTCTGAGAATCCGCCAAGCAGTGCCTCATCCGGTTTCAGTGACGACGACAGTCTGGCCGGCCAAGAGGGTGATCCCAAGACGCTCGATCAGATTGTGCAAATGGTCAAGGAGCGGCGACGTCAGGGCCTAATTAAGGAGTACTTGGATATACGAAATCGGGCACCCGAAGGCACTTTCCTCCATGCGCG CATGCGCAACAATTTGACCAAAAATCGTTATACAGATGTCCTGTGCTACGATCACAGTCGTGTGGTCCTGGCGCGCGAGGATGAAGACGAGCTGTCCGATTACATCAATGCGAATTTTGTCGATGGCTATAAACAGAAGAATGCATATATTTCAACTCAAG GTCCATTACCAAAGACATCCCAGGACTTTTGGCGCATGATCTGGGAACAACATTGCTTAGTTATAGTTATGACAACGCGCGTCATGGAACGCGGACGTGTTAAATGCGGCCAATACTGGGAGCCGACTGAAGATAGTTCCTTAGAGTTTGGAAATTACCATGTGCGAACAATTAGCGTCGAGTGCAACGAGGATTACACAGTTGCCTCACTAGAATTGAGAAACCTAAAG ACTGACGAAATTCGCAATGTGTCACATTGGCAGTTCACCAGCTGGCCGGACTACGGCGTGCCCAGCTCAGCCATGGCGATGTTGAACTTCCTGCAGAAGGTGCGCGACAAGCAGGCGCAGCTGGTGCGTGCTCTGGGCGATACTTGGGCTGGTCATGTGCGTGGTCCACCTATTGTGGTCCACTGCAGTGCTGGAATTGGACGCACAG gCACCTTCATCACGCTGGACATTTGCATATCGCGTCTGGAGGATGTGGGCACGGCGGATATACGCGGCACCGTGGAGAAAATACGTTCGCAACGCGCCTACTCCATCCAAATGCCGGATCAATATGTGTTCTGCCATCTGGCGCTCATCGAGTACGCGCATTCGCGTGGCATGCTGCAGGCTGTCGATTTGGCGGGCTTCGATGAACGGGAACAGGACTCCGAATAG